A region from the Ammospiza nelsoni isolate bAmmNel1 chromosome 1, bAmmNel1.pri, whole genome shotgun sequence genome encodes:
- the LOC132073099 gene encoding ATPase family AAA domain-containing protein 2-like: MERTNNENPDDPVVSPEGSEGRQGDGLRRSFRQRKAVERYESPLENLRKRNVSSSNYTPPVKERDSSKKPKRSPSANSQKDELRIKGPLNDHIKTEATRKGNFNEVHKDHLKIGASLAGVEQMQIDGSAQFHGVGGLSDHISALKEMVILPLLYPDVFEILKFKPPRGCLFYGPPGTGKTLVARALANECSRGDRKVTFFMRSAADCMSKWVGESERQLRLVFEQAYQMRPSIIFFDEIDALAPVRSSKQDQVHSSVVGTLLTLMDGLASRGEVVVIGATNRLDSIDPALRRPGRFEREFRFNLPNKEARLEIFKIHTRDWTLKPSDNILEDLAEKCVGFCGADIKALCVEAGLCALRRRYPQIHESDKRLKIDARSIKVTAKDFAMAMQKIVPASQRAGASPGRALPSISKPLLENTLERILQALQRPFPHAKLALKTQGSYGIDCDDDDSPSVSEKKPESKKAEFRTLSRNPSYQPTSFRPRFLLVEEPGCGQAFDLAPAILHALEKFPAYTLDLPTLFVSTTSQEETCSQLIREAQRTAPSIIYIPQISLWWEAVGPTLKAGFTGLLNNIPYFAPVLLLATSDVPHEDLPEEIKTLFNTNREEVFNIPRPTCAERRGFYENLIMKQAAEPPASRNNADSQAHPSARCSQVDGQPQVLDKKAIKILKRGVFVDYSELREMKKEIAALSWL; encoded by the exons ATGGAAAGAACTAACAATGAAAATCCTGATGATCCAG TGGTTTCACCAGAAGGAAGTGAAGGAAGACAAGGTGATGGCCTGCGCCGCTCCTTCCGGCAGAGGAAAGCTGTTGAGCGCTACGAATCTCCCTTGGAAA ATCTAAGAAAACGTAATGTAAGCTCATCCAACTATACTCCACCTGTCAAAGAGAGAGATTCCAGCAAAAAACCTAAAAG GTCTCCTTCAGCCAACTCTCAGAAAGATGAGCTCCGAATAAAGGGACCTCTGAATGATCACATAAAAACAGAAGCAACTCGGAAAGGCAACTTCAATGAAGTTCACAAGGATCACTTGAAAATTGGAGCAAGCCTGGCTGGTGTGGAGCAAATGCAAATAGATGGTTCA GCACAATTTCATGGTGTGGGTGGTCTCTCTGACCACATTTCAGCTTTAAAAGAGATGGTCATTTTGCCGTTGCTTTATCCTGACGTCTTTGAGATATTGAAATTTAAGCCTCCAAG AGGCTGTTTATTCTATGGTCCACCAGGTACTGGAAAGACCCTGGTTGCTCGTGCACTTGCTAATGAATGTAGCAGAGGTGACAGGAAAGTGACCTTTTTTATGAGAAGTGCTGCCGACTGCATGAGTAAATGGGTAGGAGAATCTGAACGACAGCTGCGTTTAGTGTTTGAGCAG GCCTACCAGATGCGACcttcaattattttctttgatgaGATCGATGCTCTTGCTCCTGTACGGTCCAGCAAGCAAGATCAGGTTCACAG CTCTGTTGTGGGGACACTTCTGACACTCATGGATGGCTTAGCCAGCAGAGGAGAGGTTGTGGTAATAGGAGCGACCAATAGACTGGATTCCATAGATCCTGCCTTACGAAGACCTGGGCGCTTTGAACGAGAATTCCGCTTCAACTTGCCAAACAAAGAG GCAAGATtagaaattttcaaaattcacACACGAGACTGGACCCTGAAGCCGTCAGACAACATACTTGAAGACCTGGCTGAGAAATGTGTTG GATTCTGTGGTGCTGATATTAAAGCCTTGTGTGTTgaagctgggctctgtgctttgcGCCGCCGCTATCCACAGATACATGAAAGTGACAAAAGACTGAAGATAGATGCCAGATCGATTAAAGTAACAGCAAAGGATTTTGCCATGGCCATGCAGAAGATTGTTCCAGCATCACAGAGAGCTGGGGCTTCACCTGGGAGAGCACTACCATCTATTTCAAAGCCTCTGTTAGAAAACACCCTGGAAAGAATTTTACAAGCCTTGCAGAGACCATTTCCCCATGCAAAGCTTGCACTGAAGACTCAAG GGAGTTATGGGATTGACTGTGATGATGATGACTCACCATCAGTCTCTGAAAAGAAGCCTGAGAGCAAAAAGGCAGAATTCCGCACTTTGAGCCG AAATCCTTCTTACCAGCCAACATCTTTCAGGCCACGGTTCTTACTAGTTGAAGAGCCAGGATGTGGGCAGGCTTTTGATTTGGCACCTGCCATATTACATGCCCTGGAAAAGTTTCCAGCTTATACACTAGATCTACCCACCTTGTTTGTTAGCACCACATCACAGGAAGAAACATGTTCACAG TTGATAAGAGAAGCTCAAAGGACAGCACCAAGTATCATTTATATCCCACAAATCTCTTTGTGGTGGGAGGCTGTTGGACCTACACTGAAAGCTGGTTTTACAGGATTGCTGAATAACATTCCATACTTCGCTCCAGTTTTGCTCCTGGCAACATCTGATGTGCCACATGAAGATCTCCCTGAGGAG ATAAAAACATTGTTTAATACTAATCGTGAAGAAGTTTTCAATATCCCGCGGCCTACCTGTGCTGAAAGGAGAGGGTTTTATGAGAACTTGATTATGAAGCAAGCTGCTGAACCCCCTGCATCAAGAAACAATGCAG ATTCACAGGCACACCCTTCTGCAAGATGTTCTCAGGTGGATGGGCAACCACAAGTATTGGACAAGAAAGCAATCAAAATTCTAAAACGAGGAGTGTTTGTAGATTACTCTGAGCTCAGA gaaatgaagaaagaaattgcaGCCCTGAGTTGGCTGTGA